The following is a genomic window from Verrucosispora sp. WMMD573.
GACCAACGCCAGGGCCGCGAGCCAGGCCAGCGCACCGCCGAGCAGGGTCCACCAGACGTACCCGACGAGGCTGCCACCGAGCAGGCCGAAGAGAACCAGCCAGGCCAGGGTGCCGGCCGCTCCCGCCGCGACACCGGCGCCGCCGACCGGGTTCGGCTCGCGGTAGGCGGGGCGCGGCGGTCGTCCGGAGGGGAAGAGGCCCGACGGGTTGTACGGCAACACCGGTACCCACACCTCCACACGCACGGACGCTGTCTCACCACCGTATCGAGTCTGTCAGGATGGCCGGATGGTTCCGCTGACGATCGGACGCCGGCGCGCGTACGCCCTGTTGCTGCTCGTGCCGGTGCTCGCGGCGAGCGGCTGCGGCACGCCCGGCACGCCGACGGACGCCGGCCCGAGCGTCGTGACCAGCCCGAGCGCCGCGCCCGGACCGACCGCCGCGGCGACCACCGGCGCAGCGCCCGCGGCCAGCGCGGCGCCCGACCTCACGGACCAGCCGGCGGCGACGCCGCGCAAGGGCCTTCCCCACATCTTTCCGGTACGCGCCAGGAAGGTGTCCTACCACCCGACCCATTCGGCGTACCCGGGGACGGACCTCTTCGCCGACTGTGGTGAGCCGGTCGTCGCGGTAACCGACGGCACGATCGGTGAGGTCAGCCGGCGTGACCGGTACCAGAAGAGCGGTCCGCAGGGGCCTTACAACGGCGGCCTTTCCGTGTCGGTCATCGGTGACGACGGGGTGCGTTACTACGGCTCGCACCTGACCGAGATCGCCGAGGACATCGACGCGGGGGTGCGGGTACGGGCCGGTCAACGGCTCGGCACGGTGGGCCGGACGGGCAACGCCAACAACGTCTGCCATCTGCACTTCGGCATCTCCCCGCCGTGCCTGGGCGAGGATGGCTGGTGGATCCGCCGGGGCGTGGTCTGGCCCGCGCCGTACCTCGACTCGTGGCGCAAGGGCGGCAACCGGGAGCCGGCGGCCGAGGTGGCCGCGTGGCATCGCAAGCACGGCTGCCCGAGGAAGCCGCCCGGGCGCTGATCGGCGTCATCCGGGTTTCATCAGTCCGAAACATTGACGCAGGTCTAGCCGGTGAACTACCGTCCGGCATACCGAAGAGAGCGCTCTCTCGGGTAGCTAAGTTCACAATACCGACGAAGCGTGCGCCGACCGGCGCGGCCGGCCCGGCACG
Proteins encoded in this region:
- a CDS encoding M23 family metallopeptidase, whose amino-acid sequence is MVPLTIGRRRAYALLLLVPVLAASGCGTPGTPTDAGPSVVTSPSAAPGPTAAATTGAAPAASAAPDLTDQPAATPRKGLPHIFPVRARKVSYHPTHSAYPGTDLFADCGEPVVAVTDGTIGEVSRRDRYQKSGPQGPYNGGLSVSVIGDDGVRYYGSHLTEIAEDIDAGVRVRAGQRLGTVGRTGNANNVCHLHFGISPPCLGEDGWWIRRGVVWPAPYLDSWRKGGNREPAAEVAAWHRKHGCPRKPPGR